TGAGCTTATTGAAATCGCTGCACAAATATTTCGAACGTCCTCCCCGGCGTCGGAAGGCAAGAAGAAGATGTTGCCTTAAATATTATCAAAAACTGCTCCAACTGCGTGAAGGTATACAATGCGTTAGTTGGATTTCCCATACCTCGCGATTGATATCCGAGATAGTCTTCATATGCTGGTTCGGTCTGGACTATATGTTCAATGACCAGGGACAACCAGAAGTGTTTGTAACAAGTTTATGCTTTTGCTTTGCCAATTCGAATATTTTGCATGTCGTTAACATGGCACGCGGCATACACATAATGGAACAAGAGATAATACAGCATTTCCATAGACAGGATATGATGAAATCTCTACGCCTATGGCCCAAATGTCCTCAGAGTAAATGGAGTTTTCTAATGGTAATAGATTTGAGTATTCGTAAATTTGAGTGTTTCTCTAatacaatttttcttttattcaattttagtTAGAACAACTTCATCTAAAGCGCTGTTTGTTGAAGCATCGCTCTGTCAGCCTAACCAACTACTTCTATGTGAGGCAATCTCTCCTACTTGAGATCTTTGGATTTGTCTTTACGAACGCCACGCTTTTAGCTAGTCTTAGTTTGAAATATAAGTAATTTTAATGACCAACTTAATTGGCCAATTGTGTTCAAAGAAAAGTAGCTGCTGATAAGTTATATTCTAATTTTAGGGACTAgaaaattttgataaaaaataaataatttactattaaattgaaataatatttgaatgcCAAGCTTAattacttttcattttcaactgcattaaattcaaacaaaatctTTTACAATGTGTTAAATCATGCGTTTTTTTAAGGCATAAAAAAAttctatttgtatttttgaatattctagtttaaacagttttccTCTATTTTTCCTGCGAAAATTTCTGCTCATTGCcgcaaatatttgcatatagcatacatacatatattatacgaaaatgcatttttattaaagtttACGCTGTATGCGCaagagtatattaattttccAATAAACTATGGCAtgttatgtatgtacaatgtacatatgtacctatgtgCATCAAAGGCGGATCCACGTGGCTGCAATGTGGGAAATCGAttccctaaagtatgcaatagacaATCAAGGGACTTTTATCTTTAAAACTGTTCTACACTTTGGTCGaatattcagtttttgagACATAATCCATAATTGATAGTATAGTATTAAGAGGACTTAAGacaaattttggattttttgcaattaaaacattttttcaacaaACACATTAGGCGGCAGAAACACACAGGTTTTGGCATAGAGTCTATACGTTTGGACTAAAAGTTAATGTAAAATATAGATATCGAAGGCCAGGTtatgtaaaaatttaaaatcaaagatGTTTTTTTATCACATATGTTGATATGCTTCTTATCTGTATTAAATGTATCTCCAATAACAGTTAAACAGTAAGTTAAACTAATGTGCTAAACAGATTCTAACCGGCGTTGTCCGACGCAATTCTTTAATTAAGTATACGCAATGTGCCCTTATAGCGGTAATCAAGGCAGGCGTAACCAAAACAGTTCAAATTGGTTTTATGTTCTAAACTGTTTGTTTTAGTCGTATAtactaaattttaaaaaaatcagcGGGCCTAAAAAAGTAACCGTATTAAAATAACAACCAACTacaagttgtttttttttaaagcttcatataaatttataattagaTGGCAGCTAACTGCTTGTTATgtctttaatttaatatagaTATGTACAGTCGGTTAGtgaaacaacacaaaaaaattgatGTTTACAATCAATAaggaaatttaatatttcctGCATCCCCACAAACTGGTCGGCCAATTGAGGTCTTTAAACATGGGACAGACAGGTAAATAATTTACcacaatatattttaaataactCTCGTCGTTATGTACATTTagtgtatatattttaattttgattaggCTAAAAATGTGTGATGAAAAGCagaatatgtatatgtatatataacaaatttgttgttgtagtttttaattaattttgacAACGCATGGATAGAATTTTATTTGAACaccaattgaaattgtttttccactctctctctcttgttgtttgatatttcatttttatctattttccgcattttgttcttgtttcAACTCAATCAAATGCCATTAAATGGCATGAGGCAGGAGGAAAGAAAATTGCATGCAAATTGAGTGGAAACGAgtacaaatttttgttgtcaTTGTTCTTATTGccgttttttgttattgttgttattgttggtgttgttccttttattgctgttgttattcaaatgaaaattgaaatttaataagtCAAATGAATATGCACGAGAGGAGTAAAAgatataaatattgaaattgatCTTTCGTGTGCTTTACCCATAAATTTCTTACCAGTTACCGTTGCCAAGTGGCCAATAAATGCAATAAACTGATACGAATAGTATCCATCTGTCCCTCCCCTCCTCACGACCACTACTTCTACTTTTCTGCTTATTATGCTACCTAAGATCCAGCATCCACTCATCTTGCATTATTTGCACTTGACTGCGGAGGCCATAAAAACACGCTGCGATTTGAAACAAACAGGTGATATAGCAATAAAGGaataaaacacaaagaaaGAATTGTgtgtaagagagagagagggagagacagagaggatTGGAGAGACATTACAGCTTATGGTTACGTACTTCTCCCCCACATCTACATCTACCTTCACTTCTGTCTGTGTGGGTATCTTCGGgtaattgcaatttttgtaCGCTCACGTTCGCCTTTTGCTATGGCTTTATTTACACTTGAACTTAAAATGGTGGCACGCGCATCGCAGCCACACCCACACATTCAGTAAGCTATACCTTTCTccctcccacacacacacacacacacacacacacacacacacacacacacacacacacacacacacacacacacacacacacacacacaaacacatatcaaattaaatgtttaCACGAGAATTAAACCTTACAATATCATTAGCATATCAGCTGGAAAGTAGGCAATACTTTTTAAACCttaaactttaattaaaaGGAAACGTACAGCCATTATATTGTAGCATATCAGACATCTCGGCCTGTTTCACAGAGTTTTGACTTTTATCAAATATTTGTCGCATGCTTAATTCGTGATATTTCTTGAGGCATAAACCTTTAAACAGACAATATTCCTGCACGTGTAACTTATTTGTTGCCAATGTCCACTGGCTCTCCACTTTCCTTTTGCTACTGTTTGAGTTTTTacacccttgcaaaaaggataTATTAATTATGGtaagaagtgtgcaacgcaaaGAAGGAACCATCACtaaccatataaagtatatatattgttgatcagctggacggacagatggacctGTCTagatcaacgcaaacttctCCGAGCCTCTAAGAGGCTATATCTTGGTTTCAGttggatcggatcactatagcATATAGCCAACATAAACGTTATTTTATAcgctattgtcataaaatttgtCTATATTTGTCATTTTAATATAGCTGTTTACCAGTGACGGATAAGTTATTTATCAGGATTAGCAAATGATACACTGAAGGAATGATTCAAAGTTCATTgacataaattaaatttgagaATTGTTAAAAACTCCTAACTCTAcgaatctctacctttgtcAATTTTTAATCGAAAGTGGAATCtcattttaatgctttcaagttcatttttaaatgctttgcAATCTTAATTTCATGAAACACTAATTTGGTAAATTGTTTGactatttgaaaaattaatgtctttatttttaagtaGATCAGCTTTAAAATCTCGAGGActaattttccaatttttaaaaaaatgtatcatgacttaattttttaatcggagtgaaatgcatttttttaaatatccaattttttGTGTCAATTTAAAACATACTAAAGAGCGATTCAAATGCAGATAAACATCTGATaaagaaattcaaatattttaaaatttacgaAATTCATATCAAATTGTATTCTACAATGGCATCCCCATCTCGTCCTTATGTAAGTTCTACCGATTGCAAAGtgaaaaccaaaatgaaaatttttcttAATCTAGACACTTTTTCGGATCGCTGGTAGTAGAATaagggaaaaaaaatatgaaaccAGAAAAAATTATGAGctttttttgccaaaaaatgattttttgcctttttttcgttactcattataaataaatataaaaataaataaaataaatgtgtaaaaattttgttatgaGAAAAACGcgtttaaaaatttaagctGCGGCCCAACGCGCTTGACACCGCTCCACTTAACAGCCGATACCTTTCGtaattttacattttcatacatatatccgaaaatggaaaaaacaaaaacaattttttatcaCACAAGGTAGAAACCCCTCCTAATTCGACACTGCTGTTAAtgactatatatgtatatgtggggttttatttacgatataattatagtcTAGGGGGTTTATATGAAAATACGACTAAATAGGGATTACACGACAATCGTCGTTTGGCTTGGCTCGACTTTGGCGTCGGTCTATAACGCTTCGACTTCTCGCGCCCGACTTTGGCGCTCGACTTTTAGTGTCCGACTTTGACACACGATTTATAGCACCCGTCTATGGTATTCGACTTGACCTTGCATCCGACTATGACGCAAGACCTTAAACACTTCCGTCTTGTTCGACGCGCAAAAACCAACTCTCTCGCCGTCATCTCTCATTCGTCTCTTTCTTTGATTGTCTTTTCTCACACGCTCACGTTCTCTCTTTGATCGTAGTCTTGTCTCTCGTCTTCGTGTACAGTAGGATTGATGCACATCGCAaatgctatatatatatatatatatatatatatatagctcaTGGGAGTATTCCCTAAACTAAGTAATTAACTTACGATTAAGTCCGTATTTATGATTCTGTCAATATTGTTAAAAATATGGTAATTGTAGGAGCtgtcaaataaaaatacaatgaAATATCATGATACATACAGTGGTGGCCAAGCGGTTAGTACATTTGGTGTTTGATGGTGGCCCGTAAATGTCGTAAATGTCACCTTTTGCCGTTTTTTCTAACGGTGCCTTTGAACGATAGTCCTGAATTTTCACTATGCAAATATTAAGCACGTTTTTCTAAAAACTTGAAtcttttattaatattaaacaaaGACGTTGAAAACTATTCCAACTAATTACATACAAATCAATCACAAATCACCTGC
The sequence above is a segment of the Drosophila willistoni isolate 14030-0811.24 chromosome XR unlocalized genomic scaffold, UCI_dwil_1.1 Seg143, whole genome shotgun sequence genome. Coding sequences within it:
- the LOC124460653 gene encoding uncharacterized protein LOC124460653, with amino-acid sequence MGNYYLRGLLKVLGGLTKPLAVNEFQYNSERELFVSSKFWHEYLKLAHYLFIFPLIWPAIKMYLMDQLHTNFDYDHIRKLTAYSIIFSRHSGIFGSGFALVYRSKDLCHLLNLFSNLWVMHYQLFGRSVQVSSFSLFLHFIREFVPFYFMVHSGRNVPYLQYIMAIVFGRGMFIYYLCDVAMLLHMSLLKSLHKYFERPPRRRKARRRCCLKYYQKLLQLREGIQCVSWISHTSRLISEIVFICWFGLDYMFNDQGQPEVFVTSLCFCFANSNILHVVNMARGIHIMEQEIIQHFHRQDMMKSLRLWPKCPQSKWSFLMLEQLHLKRCLLKHRSVSLTNYFYVRQSLLLEIFGFVFTNATLLASLSLKYK